The following are encoded in a window of Saccharothrix longispora genomic DNA:
- the steA gene encoding putative cytokinetic ring protein SteA, with translation MKLSGLLHRTHHELPGATGVARVDRRSGDLLRRLGPGDIAVLDHVDLDRRTAEALVAAGVVGVVNASPSISGRFPNLGPELLVEAGVPLVDAVGTAVLREVKDGAKVRLHEGGVFVGDKEVARGVEQTAESVADAVVEAKAGMAAQLEAFSANTIEFLRRERTLLLDGVGVPELFLPIRDRQVLVVCGGPRHAEELRALRRYIREHRPVLFGVEAGADTLHAAGYAPDVIVGDPDGIGTETLRAGSEVVVPAQVDGHAPGLERIQDLGIGAVTFPASGNAEDLALLLAESHGASLVVTVGLRAGLREFLDRGNAGSTPSTFLTRLKLGEKLVDGHAVAALHRSGVSTGVVVLLVLAAVVAMTAALAVSGVGQVYVDVVVDAFRSAVEWVKGLSG, from the coding sequence ATGAAGCTCTCCGGGTTGCTCCACCGCACGCACCACGAGCTGCCGGGCGCCACCGGGGTCGCGCGGGTGGACCGCCGCTCGGGCGACCTGCTGCGCCGGCTGGGTCCCGGCGACATCGCGGTGCTCGACCACGTCGACCTCGACCGCCGCACCGCCGAGGCCCTGGTCGCCGCCGGGGTGGTGGGCGTGGTGAACGCCTCGCCGTCGATCTCCGGCAGGTTCCCCAACCTCGGCCCGGAGCTGCTGGTCGAAGCGGGCGTCCCGCTGGTCGACGCCGTCGGCACCGCCGTGCTGCGCGAGGTGAAGGACGGCGCGAAGGTCCGGCTGCACGAGGGCGGCGTGTTCGTCGGCGACAAGGAGGTGGCGCGCGGCGTCGAGCAGACCGCCGAGTCGGTCGCCGACGCCGTGGTCGAGGCCAAGGCGGGCATGGCGGCCCAGCTGGAGGCGTTCTCCGCGAACACCATCGAGTTCCTGCGCCGCGAGCGGACGCTGCTCCTCGACGGGGTGGGCGTGCCCGAGCTGTTCCTGCCGATCCGCGACCGGCAGGTGCTCGTCGTCTGCGGCGGCCCCCGGCACGCCGAGGAGCTGCGCGCGCTGCGCAGGTACATCCGCGAGCACCGGCCGGTGCTGTTCGGCGTCGAGGCGGGCGCCGACACCCTGCACGCGGCCGGGTACGCGCCGGACGTCATCGTCGGCGACCCCGACGGCATCGGCACCGAGACGCTGAGAGCGGGCTCGGAGGTCGTGGTGCCCGCCCAGGTCGACGGGCACGCGCCCGGCCTGGAGCGCATCCAGGACCTGGGCATCGGCGCGGTGACGTTCCCCGCGTCCGGCAACGCGGAGGACCTGGCGCTCCTGCTGGCCGAGTCGCACGGCGCGAGCCTGGTCGTCACCGTCGGCCTCCGGGCGGGCCTGCGCGAGTTCCTCGACCGGGGCAACGCCGGGTCGACCCCGTCGACGTTCCTGACCAGGCTCAAGCTCGGCGAGAAGCTCGTGGACGGCCACGCGGTGGCCGCCCTGCACCGGAGCGGCGTGTCGACGGGAGTGGTCGTCCTGCTGGTGCTGGCCGCCGTGGTCGCGATGACGGCCGCGCTGGCCGTCTCCGGCGTCGGCCAGGTCTACGTCGACGTGGTGGTCGACGCGTTCCGTTCCGCCGTCGAGTGGGTGAAGGGGTTGTCCGGGTGA
- a CDS encoding NAD kinase, producing MAREILLVVHTGRRSNVLVAQEVATRFAAGGVRLRVLEDEAPELDPSCYAEVVMADEKAAEGAELVFVLGGDGTLLRAAELARAAGVPVLGVNLGRVGFLAEADSDALYDAIRHVVDRDYEVEERMTLDVTAFAGEELLGTTWALNEASVEKSTRERILDVVVEVDGRPVSAFGCDGVLVATPTGSTAYAFSAGGPVVWPDVQALLVVPSNAHALFARPLVVSPASVVALEVDPDSYPAVLTADGRRTIDLPAGARVEVVEGGTPLRLIKLRQGPFTDRLVEKFELPVQGWRGPSAP from the coding sequence ATGGCCCGGGAGATCCTGCTGGTCGTCCACACCGGGCGGCGGAGCAACGTGCTGGTCGCGCAGGAGGTGGCGACGCGGTTCGCGGCGGGCGGCGTGCGGTTGCGGGTGCTGGAGGACGAGGCGCCCGAACTGGACCCGTCCTGCTACGCCGAGGTCGTGATGGCCGACGAGAAGGCCGCCGAGGGCGCGGAGCTGGTGTTCGTGCTGGGTGGTGACGGCACGCTGCTGCGGGCGGCGGAGCTGGCGCGCGCGGCCGGGGTGCCGGTGCTGGGCGTGAACCTGGGCCGGGTGGGGTTCCTGGCGGAGGCCGACTCGGACGCGCTGTACGACGCGATCAGGCACGTCGTGGACCGCGACTACGAGGTCGAGGAGCGGATGACGCTCGACGTGACCGCGTTCGCGGGCGAGGAACTGCTGGGCACCACGTGGGCGCTCAACGAGGCCAGCGTGGAGAAGTCCACGCGGGAGCGCATCCTGGACGTGGTGGTCGAGGTGGACGGGCGGCCGGTGTCGGCGTTCGGCTGCGACGGCGTGCTGGTGGCGACGCCCACCGGTTCCACGGCGTACGCGTTCTCGGCGGGCGGGCCGGTGGTGTGGCCGGACGTGCAGGCGCTGCTGGTGGTGCCGAGCAACGCGCACGCGCTGTTCGCGCGGCCGCTCGTGGTGTCGCCGGCGTCGGTGGTGGCGCTGGAGGTGGACCCGGACAGCTACCCGGCGGTGCTGACGGCCGACGGCCGCCGCACGATCGACCTGCCGGCGGGCGCGCGGGTCGAGGTGGTGGAGGGCGGCACGCCGCTGAGGTTGATCAAGCTGCGGCAGGGGCCGTTCACGGACCGGCTGGTGGAGAAGTTCGAACTGCCGGTGCAGGGGTGGCGCGGGCCGTCCGCGCCGTAG
- the recN gene encoding DNA repair protein RecN: MLAEMRIQGLGVIDEATLELDPGFTVVTGETGAGKTMVVTGLHLLGGGRAEASRVRNGAEKAVVEGRFQAPAGSPAAKVAEEVGGEPDDDGSVIAVRTVGADGRSRAHLGGRSVPVGVLSELAEQLLAVHGQNDQLRLLRPAEQRSVLDRFAGDDVAAPLRAYRKVRDEWLRVTTELTERTERARELARESELLRHGLAEINAVDPKPGEDEELVAEARRLADADQLREAASGAQYAVAGSADGDPDTPGALGLIGEARRRLIASDDPKLRDLEPRLVEAETLLADVGAEIASYLEHLDADPARLEQVLARQSELKSLTRKYAADVDGVIAWAQDASSRLTGMDTSDEALAALAARRDELAGELAVYARQVTAARTVAAEELGRAVSDELTGLAMPHADIEVAVRPRVAEKGDAHAVEVDGRPLHAGASGVDDVELRLIAHPGAPALPVHKGASGGELSRVMLALEVVLSHSDPVPTLVFDEVDAGVGGRAAVEVGRRLARLARSHQVIVVTHLPQVAAFADRHLVVDKTADGILTRSGVRRLDESQRVVELARMLAGMDSTDTGRAHAEELLAAAKADKDSAPVVRRKGRGR; the protein is encoded by the coding sequence GTGCTGGCCGAGATGCGCATCCAGGGCCTCGGTGTGATCGACGAGGCCACCCTTGAACTAGACCCCGGTTTCACCGTGGTGACGGGCGAGACCGGCGCGGGCAAGACGATGGTCGTCACCGGCCTCCACCTGCTGGGTGGCGGCCGGGCGGAGGCGTCGCGCGTGCGCAACGGTGCGGAGAAGGCGGTGGTCGAGGGCCGCTTCCAGGCCCCCGCGGGCAGCCCGGCGGCGAAGGTCGCCGAGGAGGTCGGCGGCGAGCCCGACGACGACGGCAGCGTGATCGCCGTGCGCACGGTGGGCGCAGACGGCCGGTCCCGCGCCCACCTGGGCGGCCGGTCCGTGCCCGTGGGCGTGCTGTCCGAGCTGGCCGAGCAGCTGCTCGCCGTGCACGGGCAGAACGACCAGCTGCGGCTGCTGCGGCCCGCCGAGCAGCGCTCGGTGCTCGACCGGTTCGCCGGTGACGACGTCGCCGCGCCCCTGCGGGCCTACCGGAAGGTCCGCGACGAGTGGCTGCGCGTCACGACCGAGCTGACCGAGCGCACCGAGCGGGCGCGCGAGCTGGCCCGGGAGTCCGAGCTGCTGCGGCACGGCCTGGCCGAGATCAACGCGGTCGACCCGAAGCCCGGTGAGGACGAGGAGCTGGTCGCCGAGGCCCGCCGGTTGGCCGACGCCGACCAGCTGCGGGAGGCCGCGTCCGGCGCGCAGTACGCCGTCGCCGGGTCCGCCGACGGCGACCCGGACACCCCCGGCGCGCTGGGCCTGATCGGCGAGGCGCGCAGGCGGCTGATCGCCTCGGACGACCCGAAGCTGCGCGACCTGGAGCCCCGGCTGGTGGAGGCGGAGACGCTGCTGGCCGACGTGGGCGCGGAGATCGCGTCCTACCTGGAGCACCTGGACGCCGACCCGGCGCGGTTGGAGCAGGTGCTCGCCCGCCAGTCCGAGCTGAAGTCGCTGACCCGCAAGTACGCGGCGGACGTGGACGGTGTGATCGCCTGGGCGCAGGACGCGTCGTCGCGGCTGACCGGCATGGACACCTCCGACGAGGCGCTGGCGGCGCTGGCCGCGCGGCGCGACGAGCTGGCCGGTGAGCTGGCGGTCTACGCGCGCCAGGTGACGGCGGCCCGCACGGTCGCGGCCGAGGAGCTGGGCCGGGCGGTGTCGGACGAGCTGACCGGCCTGGCCATGCCGCACGCCGACATCGAGGTCGCGGTGCGGCCGCGGGTGGCGGAGAAGGGCGACGCCCACGCCGTGGAGGTCGACGGCAGGCCGCTGCACGCCGGCGCCTCGGGCGTGGACGACGTGGAGCTGCGGCTGATCGCGCACCCCGGCGCGCCCGCCCTGCCCGTGCACAAGGGCGCCTCGGGCGGTGAGCTGTCGCGGGTGATGCTGGCGCTGGAGGTGGTGCTGTCGCACTCCGACCCGGTGCCCACGCTGGTGTTCGACGAGGTCGACGCGGGCGTCGGCGGGCGGGCGGCGGTCGAGGTCGGCCGGCGGCTGGCCAGGTTGGCGCGCAGCCACCAGGTCATCGTGGTCACCCACCTGCCGCAGGTGGCGGCGTTCGCCGACCGGCACCTGGTGGTCGACAAGACCGCGGACGGCATCCTGACCCGCTCGGGCGTGCGGAGGCTGGACGAGTCGCAGCGCGTGGTGGAGCTGGCCCGGATGCTCGCCGGCATGGACTCCACCGACACCGGTCGCGCGCACGCCGAGGAGCTGCTGGCGGCGGCGAAGGCCGACAAGGACAGCGCGCCGGTGGTGCGGCGCAAGGGACGCGGCAGGTGA